The following coding sequences are from one bacterium window:
- a CDS encoding sugar phosphate isomerase/epimerase has protein sequence MKFTGISDEAGQPIEVQIKAHKELGWDYLEIREVDKENLTLMSDEKFDEVYAKVSEAGMKVSCFAGAVGNWATKISGDFTKDYDEIKRAIPRMKKFNTKYIRVMSWPNDSENPWTYEDWGKEAIRRMKVLAKMAEDAGIILAHENCSGWAAKTKEMLRIYEEVDSPAFKLMYDTGNVVAYQDGDAFDNYMQLKPYIGYVHIKDYKRIDGKSAAVYPGEGEGRVKEVMADLKKTGYDGFVSIEPHMASVVHLRKVGDPEETYNIYINYGKTLISIAKS, from the coding sequence ATGAAATTTACAGGGATAAGTGATGAGGCTGGTCAACCTATTGAAGTGCAAATAAAGGCCCATAAGGAGTTGGGTTGGGATTATTTGGAAATTAGAGAGGTTGATAAAGAAAATCTTACTCTTATGTCAGATGAAAAGTTTGATGAAGTTTATGCAAAAGTATCTGAAGCCGGGATGAAAGTTTCTTGTTTTGCAGGTGCTGTCGGTAATTGGGCTACAAAGATTTCTGGAGATTTTACAAAAGATTATGACGAGATCAAAAGAGCTATCCCAAGAATGAAAAAATTTAACACTAAATATATTCGAGTTATGTCCTGGCCAAACGATAGTGAAAACCCTTGGACTTATGAAGATTGGGGAAAAGAAGCTATCAGACGAATGAAGGTGTTGGCAAAAATGGCTGAAGATGCTGGAATAATTCTTGCCCACGAAAACTGTAGTGGTTGGGCTGCAAAAACAAAAGAGATGCTCCGCATTTATGAAGAAGTTGATTCCCCTGCTTTCAAACTTATGTATGACACAGGAAACGTTGTTGCCTATCAAGATGGTGATGCTTTTGATAATTATATGCAACTTAAACCATATATTGGTTATGTGCATATAAAAGATTATAAGAGAATTGATGGTAAATCTGCAGCTGTTTATCCAGGAGAAGGAGAAGGGAGAGTTAAAGAGGTAATGGCTGATTTGAAAAAAACTGGGTATGATGGTTTTGTTTCCATAGAACCCCATATGGCAAGTGTTGTTCATTTGAGAAAAGTTGGAGACCCAGAAGAAACATATAATATATATATAAATTATGGAAAAACACTAATCTCTATTGCAAAAAGTTAA
- a CDS encoding DUF362 domain-containing protein, giving the protein MKEQVVVIKCSSYDKEEVEKAVKKIFFLTGVKPDAFEKILFKPNMLSARLPEEGVTTHPSVLEEAVLYFENCQKIIGDSPANSLKPIPVYWEKCGFKKVADNTGAKLVKFDNSFFVEVSGKNTVKVPVTPLIKDFSLVNISKLKTHGLTILTAAIKNLYGLIPGYHKSVLHSKFVSPIDFSEFIADYYHNIRQYVSFNLVDAVVSMEGKGPSAGKLKLTGYIIGGTNAVAVDMICCRLLGLNVKNVPFLQKYDEKYGLPDVELTGDELVPVKNFSIPGKNKHILTSNKVIKRCLNFVGKFFKILPEIQYEKCKKCYACVQVCPVKAISKELVVDKNKCISCLCCFEVCPYKAIEVKKSFIARLFT; this is encoded by the coding sequence ATGAAAGAACAAGTTGTAGTGATAAAGTGTAGTTCGTATGATAAAGAAGAGGTAGAAAAAGCTGTTAAAAAAATATTCTTTTTGACGGGTGTTAAACCTGACGCTTTCGAAAAGATATTATTTAAACCAAATATGCTTTCTGCAAGGTTGCCAGAAGAAGGTGTAACTACTCATCCTTCTGTATTGGAAGAGGCTGTTCTTTATTTTGAGAATTGTCAGAAAATTATTGGAGATAGCCCTGCAAATTCATTGAAACCGATTCCTGTATATTGGGAAAAATGTGGGTTTAAAAAAGTTGCTGATAATACAGGAGCAAAACTTGTTAAGTTTGATAACTCTTTTTTTGTTGAGGTGTCTGGAAAAAATACCGTTAAGGTACCTGTTACTCCTCTAATAAAAGATTTTTCGCTTGTAAATATATCAAAGCTTAAAACCCACGGGCTAACAATTTTAACAGCGGCAATAAAAAATCTTTACGGGCTTATTCCCGGTTATCATAAAAGTGTGCTACATAGTAAATTTGTTTCGCCTATAGATTTTTCAGAATTTATTGCTGATTACTACCATAATATAAGACAGTATGTTTCTTTTAACCTAGTTGACGCAGTTGTTTCTATGGAAGGTAAAGGACCTTCTGCCGGAAAATTGAAGCTTACTGGATATATTATTGGAGGGACAAATGCTGTTGCTGTTGATATGATATGTTGTCGTCTGCTTGGTTTAAATGTAAAGAATGTCCCCTTTCTTCAAAAATATGATGAAAAATATGGGCTTCCAGATGTAGAACTTACTGGTGACGAATTAGTACCTGTTAAAAACTTTTCTATTCCTGGAAAAAATAAACATATTTTAACGTCTAACAAGGTTATTAAGAGATGTTTAAACTTTGTAGGAAAGTTTTTTAAAATTTTGCCTGAGATACAATACGAAAAATGTAAAAAATGTTATGCTTGTGTCCAGGTTTGTCCTGTAAAGGCTATTTCAAAAGAGTTGGTAGTAGATAAGAATAAGTGTATTAGTTGTTTATGTTGTTTTGAGGTTTGCCCTTATAAAGCAATTGAAGTTAAAAAGAGTTTTATTGCAAGACTGTTTACTTGA